TCTGATCATCGGTTTGTCGAAGGCAAGCAGGTGACAATGGTCGGGAGTCGCGGATGAATGGAGATTTCAAATTCTGTCCCCTTTGCGGAGCGGAGATGTCTGAACGCGAAGAGGGCGGTTTCCCAAGGATGGCATGTTCGGTCTGCGAGTTTGTCCATTACCATAATCCCGCTCCGGCAGCTGGTGTGATCGTCAGAGATGAGGAAGGGAGGATCCTTCTCGTCAGGCGGCGTTTTGATCCTTACCAGGGATTGTGGACCATTCCTTCCGGATATATTGAATATGATGAAGATGTCCGGTTGACAGCGGTGCGGGAATTGGAGGAAGAGACAGGCCTGGTGGTCGGGATCGACGGTATTCACTCTGTCGA
The nucleotide sequence above comes from Candidatus Latescibacterota bacterium. Encoded proteins:
- a CDS encoding NUDIX hydrolase, which codes for MNGDFKFCPLCGAEMSEREEGGFPRMACSVCEFVHYHNPAPAAGVIVRDEEGRILLVRRRFDPYQGLWTIPSGYIEYDEDVRLTAVRELEEETGLVVGIDGIHSVESCFDDPRGNTVVVMYKGHIKGGRLKAGDDAEDAGFFSLGDLPPIAFDCQKRILSLIAGRKI